The following proteins come from a genomic window of Panicum hallii strain FIL2 chromosome 8, PHallii_v3.1, whole genome shotgun sequence:
- the LOC112903041 gene encoding phosphoribosylamine--glycine ligase-like: MASAACSIRGPLKLAATRGSGVYYSCNGYRSWVSYPVAQGWSSNCSSVATRHVASHCHLTLRASARWRSNLKASATDAGIVSDEKITVLVIGGGGREHALCYALNRSPSCSAVLCAPGNVGIAQSADATCIPDLDISSSDDVISFCRKRGVGMVVVGPEAPLVAGLANDLVKVGIPTFGPSSEAAALEGSKDFMKKLCDKYNIPTAKYRTFTDAVEAKKYVKHEGAPIVVKADGLAAGKGVVVAMTLDEAFEAIDSMLVEGSFGSAGSQVIIEEFLEGEEASFFALVDGENALPLESAQDHKRVGDGDVGPNTGGMGAYSPAPIVTDELKRIVMESIIIPTVKGMAAEGCKFVGVLYAGLMIEKKSGLPKLIEYNVRFGDPECQVLMMRLESDLAQVLLSACRGELGNVSLTWSPEMAMVVVMASQGYPGSYMKGTVIKNLDKAEQVSPAVKIFHAGTALDGDGNLVAVGGRVLGVTAKGKDIEEARERAYDAVDAVDWPEGFFRRDIGWRALRHKEAVNYS, encoded by the exons ATGGCGTCTGCTGCTTGCAGTATCAGGGGCCCTCTCAAACTCGCTGCAACGCGCGGCTCCGGTGTGTATTACTCGTGCAACGGCTACAGGTCTTGGGTGTCTTACCCCGTTGCTCAGGGGTGGAGCAGCAATTGCTCTTCGGTTGCGACGCGGCATGTCGCATCCCATTGTCACCTGACTCTTCGGGCTTCAGCAAGGTGGCGGTCCAACCTGAAAGCTTCAGCAACCGATGCGGGCATTGTTTCTG ACGAGAAGATAACTGTACTCGTCATTGGTGGTGGAGGCAGGgagcatgctctttgttacgCCTTGAACCGTTCCCCGTCTTGCAGTGCAGTTCTATGCGCCCCTGGTAATGTGGGTATTGCTCAGTCCGCGGACGCAACCTGTATTCCAGACTTGGACATCTCCAGTAGCGATGATGTTATCTCGTTCTGTCGCAAGAGGGGAGTGGGAATGGTTGTAGTGGGTCCTGAAGCACCCCTTGTCGCGGGTCTTGCCAATGACCTTGTCAAAGTTGGGATACCAACCTTTGGCCCTTCCTCAGAGGCCGCAGCACTAGAAGGATCCAAGGACTTCATGAAGAAGTTGTGTGATAAGTACAATATCCCGACAGCCAAG TATCGAACATTTACGGATGCTGTGGAAGCTAAAAAATATGTCAAACATGAAGGAGCCCCTATTGTTGTTAAAGCTGATGGACTGGCTGCTGGAAAGGGTGTGGTTGTTGCTATGACTTTGGATGAGGCATTCGAAGCCATAGACTCTATGTTGGTTGAAGGCTCATTTGGTTCTGCCGGTTCACAGGTTATCATTGAAGAGTTTCTGGAGGGTGAAGAAGCCTCTTTCTTTGCATTGGTAGATGGTGAAAATGCATTGCCTCTTGAATCAGCACAGGATCACAAAAGAGTTGGTGATGGTGATGTTGGCCCAAATACTGGCGGTATGGGTGCGTACTCTCCTGCACCAATAGTTACAGATGAGCTCAAGCGCATAGTCATGGAAAGTATAATTATCCCTACTGTTAAAGGTATGGCAGCAGAAGGGTGCAAGTTTGTTGGTGTACTATATGCTGGGCTTATGATCGAGAAGAAATCTGGGCTGCCTAAGCTTATTGAGTATAATGTGAGATTTGGTGACCCAGAATGCCAG GTTCTGATGATGCGATTGGAATCTGATTTAGCACAGGTTCTGTTATCTGCTTGCCGGGGAGAGTTAGGGAATGTTTCACTAACCTGGTCACCTGAAATGGCAATGGTGGTTGTCATGGCTAGCCAGGGATATCCTGGCTCTTATATGAAGGGGACTGTAATAAAAAACCTCGACAAGGCTGAGCAAGTCTCTCCAGCTGTCAAGATATTCCATGCTGGGACAGCACTAGATGGAGATGGCAATCTTGTCGCTGTTGGAGGCCGAGTTCTTGGTGTCACTGCCAAGGGCAAGGACATTGAAGAAGCAAGGGAAAGGGCATATGATGCAGTAGACGCTGTCGATTGGCCAGAAGGATTCTTCAGGCGTGACATAGGCTGGAGAGCACTGAGACACAAGGAAGCGGTTAACTACTCATGA
- the LOC112902143 gene encoding leucine-rich repeat receptor-like serine/threonine-protein kinase BAM1, with protein MRAPPPLLLLLLLHFALLPADAVAGGNGGDLRGDAVALLALKAALNCRPQALRSWAAGNAGAVCAWTGVRCAGGRVVAVDLANMNVSSGEAVSARVAGLDALESLSLAGNGIAGAVSASALPALRHVNVSGNQLGGGLDGWDFASLPALEVFDAYDNNFSAPLPLGVAALPRLQYLDLGGNYFTGEIPAAYGGMPAVEYLSLNGNNLQGRIPPELGNLTTLRELYLGYYNVFDGGVPPELGRLRSLTVLDVSNCGLTGGIPAELGALSSLDTLFLHTNQLSGPIPPELGNLTSLTALDLSNNALTGEVPRSLASLTSLKLLNLFLNRLHGPVPEFIAALPRLETVQLFMNNLTGRIPAGLGANAALRLVDLSSNRLTGVIPETLCASSELHTAILMNNFLFGPIPGSLGSCASLTRVRLGQNYLNGSIPAGLLYLPRLNLLELQNNLLSGAVPPNPSPSASSSQLAQLNLSNNLLSGPLPSTLANLTALQTLLASNNRLGGAVPPEVGALRRLVKLDLSGNELSGPVPAAVGQCGELTYLDLSRNNLSGPIPEAIAGIRVLNYLNLSRNALEDAIPAAIGAMGSLTAADFSYNDLSGQLPDTGQLGYLNATAFAGNPGLCGAVLGRPCNYTTGGAGGGSAASASAGGTRRAGAGELKLVLALGLLACSVVFAAAAVLRARSFRAGEGGGEWRFTAFHKVDFGIAEVIECMKEGNVVGRGGAGTVYLGRTRSGGAIAVKRLQARGGGGDDRGFRAEVRTLGSIRHRNIVRLLAFCSNRDANVLVYEYMGGGSLGEALHGRQQHQPRGGAALCWARRRRIALESARGLCYLHHDCAPMIVHRDVKSNNILLAGSGDGDGDGEGEARVADFGLAKFLRPGAGGGAATSECMSAVAGSYGYIAPEYAYTLRVDEKSDVYSFGVVLLELVTGRRPVGGFGEGVDIVQWARRATGGRREAVPGVADRRLLAAGDASADEVAHLFFVAMLCVQDNSVERPTMREVVQMLSELPPQASPSPSTTTSPGGEESSSTSSPDGKDGPPANCYKLFVPDLLA; from the exons ATGAGGGCTCCGCCGCctctgctcctgctcctgctcctgcatTTCGCGCTCCTGCCCGCCGACGCCGTTGCCGGTGGCAATGGCGGCGACCTGCGCGGCGACGCGGTGGCGCTGCTCGCCCTCAAGGCCGCGCTCAACTGCCGCCCGCAAGCGCTGCGGTCGTGGGCGGCGGGCAATGCCGGGGCCGTGTGCGCGTGGACGGGCGTGCGGTGCGCCGGCGGGCGCGTCGTCGCCGTGGACCTCGCGAACATGAACGTGTCCAGCGGCGAGGCCGTCTCGGCCCGGGTGGCGGGGCTCGACGCGCTCGAGAGCCTCTCGCTCGCCGGGAACGGCATTGCGGGCGCCGTGTCCGCGTCGGCGCTCCCGGCGCTCCGGCACGTCAACGTCTCCGGGAACCAGCTCGGCGGCGGGCTCGACGGCTGGGACTTCGCGTCGCTGCCGGCGCTCGAGGTGTTCGACGCCTACGACAACAACTTCTCGGCGCCGCtcccgctcggcgtcgccgcGCTGCCGCGGCTCCAGTACCTGGACCTCGGCGGCAACTATTTCACCGGCGAGATCCCCGCGGCGTACGGCGGGATGCCCGCGGTGGAGTACCTGTCGCTCAACGGCAACAACCTGCAGGGGCGCATCCCGCCGGAGCTCGGCAACCTCACGACGCTCCGGGAGCTCTACCTCGGGTACTACAACGTGTTCGACGGCGGCGTCCCGCCGGAGCTCGGCCGGCTGCGCAGCCTCACCGTGCTGGACGTCTCCAACTGCGGCCTCACAGGCGGGATTCCCGCTGAGCTCGGCGCGCTCTCCTCCCTCGACACGCTCTTCCTCCACACCAACCAGCTCTCCGGGCCCATCCCGCCGGAGCTCGGCAACCTCACGTCGCTCACCGCCCTGGACCTCTCCAACAACGCGCTCACCGGCGAGGTCCCCCGCTCGCTGGCGTCCCTCACCTCGCTCAAGCTGCTCAACCTGTTCCTCAACCGGCTCCACGGCCCGGTGCCGGAGTTCATCGCCGCGCTGCCGCGGCTGGAGACGGTGCAGCTGTTCATGAACAACCTCACCGGCCGCATCCCCGCGGGGCTCGGCGCCAACGCCGCGCTCCGGCTGGTCGACCTGTCGTCGAACCGGCTCACCGGCGTGATCCCGGAGACCCTGTGCGCGTCCAGCGAGCTCCACACGGCCATCCTCATGAACAACTTCCTGTTCGGGCCCATCCCCGGGTCGCTCGGCTCGTGCGCGAGCCTGACCCGCGTCCGCCTCGGCCAGAACTACCTCAACGGCAGCATCCCCGCCGGCCTGCTCTACCTGCCGCGGCTCAACCTGCTGGAGCTCCAGAACAATCTGCTCTCTGGCGCGGTGCCCCCGAACCCGAGCCCGAGCGCGTCGAGCTCGCAGCTGGCGCAGCTCAACCTGTCCAACAACCTGCTGTCCGGGCCGCTGCCCAGCACGCTGGCCAACCTCACCGCCCTGCAGACGCTGCTGGCCAGTAACAACCGGCTCGGCGGCGCCGTGCCGCCTGAGGTCGGCGCGCTCCGGCGGCTCGTGAAGCTTGACCTCAGCGGGAACGAGCTGTCCGGGCCGGtaccggcggcggtggggcaGTGCGGGGAGCTGACGTACCTCGACCTCAGCCGGAACAACCTGTCCGGGCCGATCCCCGAGGCGATCGCCGGCATCCGGGTGCTGAACTACCTGAACCTGTCCCGGAACGCGCTGGAGGACGCGATCCCGGCGGCGATCGGCGCGATGGGCAGCCTGACGGCGGCCGACTTCTCGTACAACGACCTCTCGGGGCAGCTCCCGGACACGGGGCAGTTGGGGTACCTGAACGCGACGGCGTTCGCGGGCAACCCGGGGCTGTGCGGCGCCGTGCTGGGCCGGCCGTGCAACTACAccaccggcggcgccgggggcggaAGCGCGGCGTCGGCGTCCGCGGGGGGCACGCGGCGCGCCGGGGCGGGCGAGCTGAAGCTTGTGCTGGCGCTGGGCCTGCTGGCGTGCTCGGTGGTGttcgccgcggcggccgtgctgCGCGCGCGCTCCTTccgcgccggcgagggcggcggcgagtgGCGGTTCACGGCGTTCCACAAGGTGGACTTCGGGATCGCGGAGGTGATCGAGTGCATGAAGGAGGGCAACGTGgtgggccgcggcggcgccgggacgGTGTACCTGGGGCGCACCCGCTCCGGCGGCGCGATCGCCGTGAAGCGCCTGCAGGcccgcgggggcggcggcgacgaccgcGGGTTTCGCGCGGAGGTCCGGACGCTGGGCAGCATCCGGCACCGCAACATCGTGCGGCTGCTGGCCTTCTGCTCGAACCGCGACGCCAACGTGCTGGTGTACGAGTACATGGGCGGCGGCAGCCTGGGCGAGGCGCTCCATGGCCGGCAGCAGCACCagccgcgcggcggggcggcgctgtgctgggcgcggcggcggcggattgcgCTGGAGTCGGCGCGCGGGCTGTGCTACCTCCACCACGACTGCGCGCCCATGATCGTGCACCGCGACGTCAAGTCCAACAACATCCTCCTCGCTGGCAGcggggacggcgacggcgacggcgaaggCGAGGCCCGCGTGGCCGACTTCGGCCTCGCCAAATTCCTCCGCCCCGGCGCCGGGGGAGGCGCCGCCACGTCGGAGTGCATGTCCGCTGTCGCCGGCTCCTACGGCTACATCGCCCCTG AGTACGCGTACACGCTGCGGGTGGACGAGAAGAGCGACGTGTACAGCTTCGGGGTGGTCCTGCTGGAGCTCGTCACGGGCCGCCGCCCCGTCGGGGGCTTCGGCGAGGGCGTCGACATCGTGCAGTGGGCCAGGCGCGCCACGGGGGGCCGCCGGGAGGCCGTGCCGGGGGTCGCcgaccgccgcctcctcgctgCCGGCGACGCGTCCGCCGACGAGGTCGCGCACCTCTTCTTCGTCGCCATGCTCTGCGTGCAGGACAACAGCGTCGAGCGGCCCACCATGCGGGAGGTCGTCCAGATGCTCTCCGAGCTCCCGCCGCaggcgtcgccgtcgccgtcgacgaCGACGTCCCCCGGCGGGGAGGagagcagcagcaccagcagcccCGACGGGAAGGACGGCCCGCCGGCCAACTGCTACAAGTTGTTCGTCCCGGACCTGCTGGCCTGA